A genomic region of Haloarcula rubripromontorii contains the following coding sequences:
- a CDS encoding ABC1 kinase family protein codes for MTAEERVVDEPTGETVSQPGGIGVRLRALWRALVIVWQFVPLLWQWGRDRKRFLLFGRSRSVTPETRLRRARYLKDTFVDLGPAFIKLGQMLSTRPDALPRAYVDVLSELQDNVPPDAWATIEPVIERELDDDIDALFEDFDTTAISGASLGQVYEARVDDQRVAVKVLRPNIRTRVESDLRVLSTLLPVLTYGADPGQAFTLENLTEEFATTVRREMDYGHEARMLREIGDNFANDDDVAIPDVVESHSTDRVLTMTYLDGVKIDDVERLDELGIDRPALVRRLEEVYIQMIVEDGLFHADPHPGNLAVQPDGTLVFYDFGMTGYLGPGTRDQLLDFYVGLASDDVDRVMDAFVAMGALDPMADRDVMREAFDIVIEQFRGEDISEYRIEQLVGQFETQLYEFPMRLPQDLALVVRVTTVLEGVCRTLDPEFDFIEIISEYVMERGAGDDIRERVKTELQDAVTSSTRSAVRTAPKVEDTLDRVEREELLVKTVLEDSDGLSRVLAKRLLLGIVASAGVPVSAYLYTVSGLQPAVLALGGSAAVVGVLAWSFRRSRGPALSSPQFTRHEMRQRQATDGTEAEE; via the coding sequence GTGACTGCTGAGGAGCGTGTCGTCGACGAGCCGACGGGAGAGACAGTGTCACAGCCGGGCGGCATCGGCGTCAGGCTCCGGGCGCTCTGGCGGGCGCTCGTCATCGTCTGGCAGTTCGTCCCGCTGCTCTGGCAGTGGGGCCGTGACCGCAAGCGGTTTCTCCTGTTCGGTCGGTCCCGGTCGGTGACGCCCGAGACACGGCTGCGGCGCGCGCGCTACCTGAAAGACACTTTCGTCGACCTCGGCCCGGCGTTCATCAAGCTCGGGCAGATGCTGTCGACCCGACCCGACGCCCTGCCGCGGGCGTACGTCGACGTGCTCTCGGAACTGCAAGACAACGTCCCGCCGGACGCGTGGGCGACCATCGAACCCGTCATCGAACGGGAACTGGACGACGACATCGACGCGCTGTTCGAGGACTTTGACACCACAGCGATTTCCGGGGCCTCGCTGGGGCAGGTGTACGAGGCCCGCGTCGACGACCAGCGGGTCGCGGTGAAAGTGCTTCGACCCAACATCAGGACGCGCGTCGAGTCGGACCTGCGCGTGCTATCGACGCTGCTGCCGGTACTCACCTACGGCGCGGACCCGGGCCAGGCGTTCACGCTGGAGAACCTCACCGAGGAGTTCGCAACCACGGTCCGCAGGGAGATGGACTACGGCCACGAGGCGCGGATGCTCCGAGAGATCGGCGACAACTTCGCAAACGACGACGATGTCGCAATCCCGGACGTCGTCGAGAGCCACTCGACGGACCGCGTGCTGACGATGACGTATCTCGACGGGGTGAAAATCGACGACGTGGAGCGGCTGGACGAACTGGGAATCGACCGCCCGGCGCTGGTCCGCCGGCTGGAGGAGGTGTACATCCAGATGATCGTCGAGGACGGCCTCTTTCACGCCGACCCCCATCCCGGAAATCTGGCGGTCCAGCCAGACGGGACGCTCGTCTTCTACGATTTCGGGATGACCGGTTACCTCGGGCCCGGGACGCGGGACCAGCTCCTCGACTTCTACGTCGGCCTGGCGTCCGACGACGTAGACCGCGTGATGGACGCCTTCGTGGCGATGGGGGCGCTGGACCCGATGGCCGACCGGGACGTGATGCGGGAGGCCTTCGACATCGTCATTGAGCAGTTCCGCGGCGAGGACATCAGCGAGTACCGAATCGAGCAACTGGTCGGTCAGTTCGAGACGCAACTGTACGAGTTCCCGATGCGCCTGCCACAGGACCTCGCGCTGGTGGTCCGCGTAACGACGGTACTCGAAGGCGTCTGTCGAACGCTCGACCCCGAGTTCGACTTCATCGAGATCATCTCGGAGTACGTCATGGAGCGAGGCGCTGGGGACGACATCCGGGAGCGGGTGAAAACAGAGCTACAGGACGCGGTGACATCATCGACCCGGTCGGCAGTGCGGACAGCGCCGAAGGTAGAGGACACACTTGACAGAGTCGAGCGCGAAGAGTTACTCGTCAAAACCGTCCTCGAAGACTCCGACGGACTGAGCCGGGTGCTCGCAAAGCGGCTCCTGCTCGGTATCGTCGCCAGCGCCGGCGTGCCGGTGAGTGCCTACCTCTACACCGTGAGCGGGCTTCAGCCCGCAGTCCTCGCACTGGGCGGGAGCGCAGCGGTGGTCGGAGTGCTCGCGTGGTCGTTCCGCCGGAGTCGCGGACCGGCGCTGTCGTCACCGCAGTTCACCCGCCACGAAATGCGACAGCGGCAGGCGACTGACGGCACAGAGGCAGAAGAGTAG
- a CDS encoding cryptochrome/photolyase family protein, whose translation MTVWLRGDHLVRRSGPVARRPDEPVLLIESEAFARKLPYHPHKLILLFSAMRHFRDELRADGRPVRYQQAETFEDGLAAHFEATPDDTLVTHRPQTGAAQSRLESLVADAGGTVEFVADERFLCSPSQFDGWCSDGRYRHEDFYRFMRRETGYLMANGDPVGGEWNYDDQNRETPPDEWTPTAPPQFEPDDVTRDVVEWVETTFEGSYDERPYGGDWADPEPFRWPVTRRQAVRALDHFVTNRLPEFGPYQDAMLDDEWAMSHSLLSTSLNLGLLGPDEVIERAIAAYEDGDAPLNSVEGFVRQVLGWREFLRHVYRREMPDLSEANQLGASEALPDFYWDGDTDMACLSDVVDGVRERGYSHHIERLMILANFGLIYGVEPAQLNRWFHAGYVDAFHWVTTPNVVEMGLYGAGVFATKPYASSANYVDKMSDYCSGCPYYKTKTTGDGACPFNALYWDFLDRNEDTLRSNHRMGLMYSHVDNKSDEELTEIHERAAEIRDMAAEGEL comes from the coding sequence ATGACTGTCTGGCTTCGCGGTGACCACCTCGTCCGGCGGTCCGGTCCCGTCGCTCGACGGCCTGACGAACCAGTGCTTCTGATAGAATCGGAGGCGTTCGCTCGCAAGCTACCGTACCACCCACACAAGCTGATTCTGCTGTTCAGCGCGATGCGGCACTTCCGCGACGAACTGCGGGCCGACGGCCGACCGGTCCGCTACCAGCAAGCAGAGACCTTCGAGGACGGACTGGCAGCACATTTCGAAGCCACCCCTGACGACACGCTCGTCACCCACCGACCACAGACTGGGGCTGCACAGTCGCGTCTCGAATCGCTGGTGGCCGATGCCGGCGGAACCGTCGAGTTTGTCGCCGACGAACGCTTCCTCTGCTCACCGTCGCAGTTCGACGGCTGGTGCAGTGACGGTCGCTACCGTCACGAGGACTTCTATCGGTTCATGCGCCGTGAGACGGGCTACCTGATGGCGAACGGTGACCCCGTCGGCGGCGAGTGGAACTACGACGACCAGAACCGTGAGACGCCGCCCGACGAGTGGACCCCGACGGCCCCCCCGCAGTTCGAACCCGACGACGTGACCCGGGATGTCGTCGAGTGGGTCGAAACGACCTTCGAGGGAAGCTACGACGAACGGCCCTACGGCGGAGACTGGGCTGACCCGGAGCCGTTTCGCTGGCCGGTCACTCGTCGGCAGGCCGTCCGCGCGCTGGACCACTTCGTCACGAACCGACTGCCGGAGTTCGGGCCGTATCAGGACGCGATGCTGGACGACGAGTGGGCGATGAGCCACAGCCTGCTTTCCACGTCGCTCAATCTGGGACTCCTCGGCCCTGACGAGGTCATCGAACGCGCAATCGCCGCCTACGAGGACGGCGACGCGCCGCTGAACAGCGTCGAGGGGTTCGTCCGGCAGGTGCTGGGCTGGCGTGAGTTCCTCCGGCACGTCTACCGCCGGGAGATGCCGGACCTGAGCGAGGCGAACCAGCTCGGCGCGAGCGAGGCCCTGCCGGATTTCTACTGGGACGGTGACACCGACATGGCCTGTCTCTCCGACGTGGTCGACGGGGTCCGGGAGCGGGGCTACTCCCACCACATCGAGCGGCTGATGATTCTCGCCAACTTCGGGCTTATCTACGGCGTCGAGCCGGCGCAGCTGAACCGGTGGTTCCACGCCGGCTACGTCGACGCCTTCCACTGGGTGACGACCCCGAACGTGGTCGAGATGGGGCTGTACGGCGCGGGCGTGTTCGCCACGAAACCCTACGCCTCGTCGGCGAACTACGTGGACAAGATGAGCGACTACTGTTCGGGCTGTCCGTATTACAAGACGAAGACCACCGGCGACGGGGCCTGCCCGTTCAACGCGCTGTACTGGGACTTCCTCGACCGCAACGAGGACACGCTCCGGTCGAACCACCGGATGGGGCTGATGTATAGCCACGTCGACAACAAAAGCGACGAGGAACTCACGGAGATCCACGAGCGCGCCGCGGAAATTCGGGACATGGCGGCCGAGGGCGAACTCTGA
- a CDS encoding sensor histidine kinase: MLAVVPFAAVIIVGGFWLGNSELTLSRYQRIGVWFAGGLSSFLLLNLLMMQTWSTGSLRWNIGWALFAVAVGGSGGLVAGIFEARAISRAVEAERQRLRREAVEQRNERLDEFAAVVAHDLRNPLSVASGQLELERMDRDSEHLETAATALDRMETLIDRTLTLARSGHVISETEPVDLGELVDSCWEAVPTGDATLANEVTAVIDADPDRLRHLFENLFRNAVDHGSTGSLKSDDTLGRGSADLTIRVGELSGGFYVADDGSGIPPEKRDAVLDDGYTSTDGEGGLGLAIVQRIVEAHGWEIGVTESDGGGTRFEITDITRTDDPEEDTYTPSKTPVQA; the protein is encoded by the coding sequence ATGCTGGCAGTCGTCCCGTTTGCCGCGGTGATTATCGTCGGGGGGTTCTGGCTGGGGAACTCAGAACTCACCTTGTCACGGTATCAACGGATCGGGGTTTGGTTTGCCGGTGGGCTTAGCAGTTTCCTGTTATTGAACCTCCTGATGATGCAGACTTGGTCGACCGGGTCGCTACGGTGGAATATCGGATGGGCACTGTTTGCGGTTGCTGTCGGCGGCTCCGGCGGTCTGGTCGCGGGCATCTTTGAAGCGCGGGCGATTTCACGAGCCGTCGAGGCCGAGCGACAGCGGCTTCGTCGGGAGGCTGTCGAGCAGCGCAACGAACGCCTCGACGAGTTCGCGGCCGTTGTAGCACACGACCTCCGGAACCCGCTCAGCGTCGCGTCCGGTCAGCTCGAACTCGAACGAATGGACCGCGACTCGGAACACCTAGAAACGGCTGCGACAGCGCTGGACCGGATGGAAACGCTCATCGACCGGACGCTGACACTGGCCCGAAGCGGACACGTCATCAGCGAGACGGAGCCCGTTGATCTCGGAGAGCTGGTCGATAGCTGCTGGGAGGCAGTGCCGACGGGGGATGCGACGCTAGCGAACGAAGTAACAGCCGTCATCGACGCCGACCCGGATCGGCTCCGTCACCTGTTCGAGAACCTGTTTCGCAACGCCGTGGATCATGGCTCCACGGGCAGTCTGAAGTCCGACGATACCCTCGGACGTGGCAGTGCTGACCTGACAATTCGTGTTGGCGAGCTATCTGGTGGGTTTTACGTCGCCGACGACGGCTCCGGAATTCCACCCGAAAAGCGTGATGCGGTGCTCGACGACGGCTATACTTCTACCGACGGTGAAGGCGGGCTGGGGCTGGCAATCGTCCAGCGTATCGTCGAAGCCCACGGCTGGGAAATCGGCGTGACCGAAAGCGACGGGGGCGGGACGCGCTTCGAGATTACGGACATCACGAGGACGGACGACCCGGAGGAAGACACTTACACGCCCTCGAAGACGCCAGTACAGGCCTGA
- a CDS encoding SRPBCC family protein: MALELGASSVSLERTPDGRRLLVRHDVDASVDTVWDVLTDTDCWADWGPSVTAVETADRYITAGTTGRVRVADAVWLPFEVTACVPYRWTWTVARLPATGHFAEKRADSSAVVGFEIPPLATGYAPVCARACQRIAALGKQREA, from the coding sequence ATGGCACTCGAACTCGGCGCGAGCAGCGTCTCACTCGAACGAACACCGGACGGCCGACGCCTGCTCGTCCGGCACGATGTCGATGCGTCGGTCGACACTGTGTGGGATGTGCTGACTGACACCGACTGCTGGGCAGACTGGGGGCCGTCTGTCACGGCCGTCGAGACAGCGGACCGGTACATCACCGCGGGGACGACCGGTCGCGTTCGCGTCGCCGACGCGGTGTGGCTCCCGTTCGAGGTGACGGCGTGTGTACCGTACCGCTGGACGTGGACCGTCGCACGACTCCCGGCGACCGGACACTTCGCGGAAAAACGGGCCGATAGCTCTGCCGTTGTCGGGTTCGAGATCCCGCCGCTGGCGACCGGCTACGCCCCGGTATGTGCCCGAGCGTGCCAGCGGATCGCCGCGCTGGGAAAGCAACGCGAGGCGTAG
- a CDS encoding ABC transporter ATP-binding protein, translating to MIDARDIRKEYGGFVAVQGSSFSVDRGEVFGIIGPNGAGKTTTLKMLAGLLEPTSGSAEIAGLDTETAEMRQQLGFLPEESPLYEEMTPISYLQFFADLYDVNPDVAEERMHDTLDELELEHRDRKLGDMSKGMKRKVAIARSLINDPDVLIYDEPASGLDPLTTNYVIEFTEQLAKEGKTIVFSAHNLFHVESICDRVVIMNEGEIVARGDLDELQAEYGHTRYHVYTTVDVPGGVQENGSYKRVVESMDAVEATREQAEENGGAVVDIRTEESSLEEVFLNVAEAGTRGTRYVEEDAE from the coding sequence ATGATTGACGCCCGTGATATTCGAAAGGAGTACGGCGGTTTCGTCGCTGTACAGGGCAGTTCGTTTTCGGTCGACCGCGGCGAGGTGTTCGGTATCATCGGGCCGAACGGGGCCGGCAAGACGACGACGCTGAAGATGCTCGCAGGCCTGTTAGAGCCGACGAGCGGCTCGGCCGAGATAGCGGGCCTCGACACCGAGACCGCGGAGATGCGCCAACAACTGGGCTTTCTGCCCGAGGAGTCGCCGCTGTACGAGGAGATGACACCGATCTCCTACCTGCAGTTCTTCGCCGATCTCTACGACGTAAATCCGGACGTGGCCGAAGAACGGATGCACGACACGCTTGACGAACTCGAACTCGAACACCGCGACCGGAAGCTCGGCGACATGTCCAAGGGGATGAAACGGAAGGTCGCCATCGCCCGCTCGCTCATCAACGACCCCGACGTGCTCATCTACGACGAGCCGGCATCGGGACTGGACCCGCTGACGACGAACTACGTCATCGAGTTCACCGAGCAGTTGGCAAAGGAGGGCAAAACCATCGTCTTCTCTGCACACAATCTCTTTCACGTCGAATCTATCTGCGACCGGGTCGTCATCATGAACGAGGGCGAAATCGTCGCCCGCGGCGACCTCGACGAACTTCAGGCCGAGTACGGTCACACGCGATATCACGTCTATACGACTGTCGACGTGCCTGGCGGGGTGCAGGAAAACGGGTCGTACAAGCGGGTGGTCGAGAGCATGGACGCTGTCGAAGCGACGCGCGAACAGGCAGAAGAAAACGGCGGCGCCGTAGTCGACATACGAACGGAGGAGTCCAGCCTTGAGGAGGTGTTCCTCAACGTCGCCGAGGCCGGAACCCGCGGCACGCGGTACGTCGAGGAGGACGCGGAGTAG
- a CDS encoding ABC transporter permease, which yields MQLDKLLRVAKWEVTKNAGGVDKRTIVVMALSLIAMGAVAAIAVSGGAGAGMDDGIYRIGVGESSPYYGVAADDPTFDIREPDPAAVERRQQELLYRGTQLQSVPRTAKERAALAELRDSTAQYNDRTLARDDNQTAAFPVSVTLIYEQQSGSSQFDPRSGGNGGESGTESSDSDRTGTGGSGDGSGTSGTGGSTASGVGTGGTTGGSGANLGAIGARLTGDVQGGTPSDISPPFPFESLVLAFLYIVPMNFVIQAYGSSMLSERLNRRGELLLVTPASRGDIIGGKTLPYLAGAVGVAALITAALRFGNIAPAGSYVAVLAVVPLVVLFLSATFCGAMFARSFKELTFVTVTITVTLTSYAFVPAIFTDVTPIALISPLTLVVLDLTGQPVGLSSFVFSTAPPLLTGLVLFGLGAGLYREEDMFTQRPIPLKVLDALAGGISTRRSALKMSVVLLPLVIVGELAAIAFLFVLDSVSLNVFGTNQSLGIVLVLGVIVVIEEVAKSLHVYAGYEHARYERTLRSALGIGALSGLGFFIGEKGLLIARLSDLESLPIGEAALQGATLPAGLPLWVAGLLFLLPLALHTVTAAISSVGASRGRRAYVAALTVAIVVHFAYNFTVVSTLV from the coding sequence ATGCAACTGGATAAACTCCTGCGCGTCGCGAAGTGGGAGGTGACAAAAAACGCCGGCGGCGTCGACAAGCGGACCATCGTCGTGATGGCGCTGTCCCTCATTGCAATGGGCGCGGTCGCCGCGATAGCCGTCAGTGGCGGTGCTGGTGCGGGAATGGACGACGGCATCTACCGGATCGGCGTCGGCGAGAGCAGCCCGTATTACGGCGTTGCGGCCGATGATCCGACGTTCGATATCCGAGAGCCGGACCCCGCTGCCGTCGAGCGACGACAGCAGGAACTCCTGTATCGGGGGACCCAGCTCCAGAGCGTTCCACGGACGGCCAAAGAGCGGGCGGCGCTGGCCGAACTCCGCGACAGTACGGCGCAGTACAACGACCGAACACTCGCCCGGGACGACAACCAGACCGCCGCGTTTCCCGTTTCTGTGACACTCATCTACGAGCAGCAGTCGGGGAGTAGTCAGTTTGATCCCCGAAGCGGCGGCAACGGTGGCGAGTCGGGCACCGAGTCCTCGGACAGCGATAGGACGGGCACTGGCGGCAGTGGTGACGGTTCAGGTACGAGCGGCACTGGCGGCTCAACGGCAAGTGGCGTCGGTACCGGCGGAACCACCGGGGGCAGCGGGGCGAACCTCGGCGCTATCGGCGCACGACTGACCGGCGACGTGCAGGGCGGCACCCCCTCTGATATCTCGCCGCCGTTCCCCTTCGAGTCGCTCGTGCTTGCCTTCCTCTACATCGTGCCGATGAACTTCGTCATCCAGGCCTACGGCTCGTCGATGCTCTCGGAACGGTTGAACCGCCGCGGTGAACTCCTGCTGGTGACGCCAGCCTCGCGGGGCGACATCATCGGCGGCAAGACGCTCCCGTACCTTGCGGGCGCTGTCGGTGTAGCGGCGCTCATCACCGCGGCGCTACGGTTCGGGAACATCGCGCCGGCGGGGAGTTACGTCGCGGTGCTTGCGGTGGTCCCGCTCGTCGTTCTCTTCCTCTCGGCGACGTTCTGCGGGGCGATGTTCGCCCGCTCGTTCAAGGAACTGACCTTCGTGACGGTGACAATCACGGTGACGCTGACCTCCTACGCGTTCGTGCCGGCTATCTTCACCGACGTGACGCCGATTGCGCTCATCTCGCCGCTGACGCTCGTCGTGCTGGACCTCACCGGCCAGCCGGTCGGGCTCTCGTCGTTTGTCTTCTCGACGGCCCCACCGCTTTTGACCGGGCTGGTCCTGTTCGGTCTGGGGGCTGGTCTCTACCGGGAGGAGGACATGTTCACTCAGCGACCGATTCCGCTGAAGGTACTCGATGCGCTGGCCGGCGGTATCAGCACTCGCCGGAGCGCGCTGAAGATGAGCGTCGTTCTGTTGCCGCTGGTCATCGTCGGCGAACTGGCAGCCATCGCGTTCCTGTTTGTCCTCGATTCGGTGTCGCTGAACGTCTTCGGGACGAACCAGTCGCTCGGCATCGTACTCGTACTCGGCGTCATCGTCGTCATCGAGGAGGTGGCCAAGAGCCTGCACGTCTACGCCGGCTACGAGCACGCCCGCTACGAGCGGACGCTCCGGTCGGCGCTCGGCATCGGTGCACTCTCCGGACTCGGCTTCTTCATCGGGGAGAAAGGGCTGCTTATCGCACGGCTGTCCGACTTAGAGAGCCTACCTATCGGCGAAGCCGCGCTACAGGGCGCAACGCTGCCTGCCGGCCTGCCGCTGTGGGTCGCGGGCCTGTTGTTCCTGCTCCCACTGGCGCTGCACACGGTGACAGCGGCCATCTCGTCGGTCGGCGCGAGCCGCGGGCGACGGGCCTACGTCGCTGCCCTGACTGTGGCTATCGTCGTCCACTTCGCCTACAACTTCACGGTGGTGAGTACCCTTGTCTGA
- a CDS encoding ABC transporter permease: protein MSEDRPVWRDPRIVIARRDIRSLSREKTIVLALLIQLFVAGFSSFLVVGLTSLYDPSSVAAGEVEMAVTGDAREELVAAAAEQDGTTVTAFENGTAAQRAFDQRRVDAILRGDYVPSARGPGERIAVTASVPEGSIRSTLIVVEVRRVLSALERQERLERTPYLNQPPVPLPDTVSASQYFGFTYTILIPLLLFLPPFISGSVAVDTVTEELERGTMELLRVAPVSLLDIIDGKALGMVLLAPAQALLWLALLSTNGIAVSNPAAILLFITAVTAVVVTLGVVLGITLQNRRPAQLLFSVLTLVLFGGAVVLPEHPATTVAKLAVDSPTLLTYGHVGGAVVLAVAGYAVARLYVGRIAAEAL from the coding sequence TTGTCTGAAGACCGCCCGGTCTGGCGCGACCCGCGAATCGTCATCGCTCGGCGGGACATCCGGTCGCTGTCCCGCGAGAAGACCATCGTGCTGGCGTTGCTCATTCAACTATTCGTCGCAGGGTTCTCCTCGTTCCTCGTCGTCGGCCTCACATCGCTGTACGACCCGAGCTCGGTCGCAGCCGGCGAGGTGGAGATGGCCGTCACCGGCGATGCTCGGGAGGAACTTGTGGCCGCGGCCGCTGAACAAGACGGGACCACAGTGACCGCCTTCGAAAACGGGACCGCCGCACAGCGGGCGTTCGACCAGCGCCGGGTAGACGCGATACTGCGTGGTGATTACGTGCCGTCGGCGCGCGGGCCGGGGGAGCGGATAGCGGTCACGGCTAGTGTGCCGGAAGGGAGCATCCGGTCGACGCTCATCGTCGTCGAAGTGCGCCGGGTCCTCAGCGCCCTAGAGCGACAGGAGCGCCTGGAGCGGACGCCGTATCTCAACCAGCCGCCTGTGCCGCTCCCGGACACCGTCAGCGCGAGCCAGTACTTCGGGTTCACCTACACCATCCTGATTCCGTTGCTCCTGTTCCTGCCGCCGTTCATCAGCGGTTCGGTGGCCGTCGACACCGTCACCGAGGAACTCGAACGCGGGACGATGGAACTACTCCGCGTGGCCCCGGTGTCGCTGCTCGACATCATCGACGGGAAAGCCCTCGGAATGGTGTTGCTTGCTCCTGCACAGGCGCTCCTGTGGCTCGCGTTGCTGTCGACGAACGGTATCGCCGTCTCGAACCCGGCAGCGATTCTGCTGTTTATCACCGCCGTCACCGCCGTCGTCGTGACGCTCGGCGTCGTGCTGGGAATCACGCTCCAGAACCGTCGCCCGGCGCAGTTGCTGTTCTCGGTGCTCACACTCGTCCTCTTTGGCGGGGCCGTCGTCCTCCCGGAACACCCGGCAACGACGGTGGCGAAGCTTGCGGTGGATAGTCCGACCTTACTGACCTACGGCCACGTCGGCGGGGCGGTTGTGCTGGCGGTTGCCGGCTACGCCGTGGCCAGGCTGTACGTCGGACGGATTGCGGCAGAGGCACTGTAA
- a CDS encoding aldo/keto reductase — protein MEYTTLGSTGMEVSRLCLGCMSFGTPEWRDWVLDEAESREVIERAIDLGINFFDTANMYSMGESERVLGTVLDDYDRDGQVVATKGYFQMDEDDPNSGGLSRKAIGQELSNSLSRLGMDTVDLYQIHRWDYDTPIEQTLRALDDAVRRGQARHVGASSMWTHQFTDALRTSEREGLERFETMQNHYNLLYREEEREMLPLCEKENVGVMPWSPLARGYLTRPHEQVEETVRGETDDYAREHPYFEGNGREINERVQELADEYDASMAQIALAWVLDKEWVDAPIVGTSSLEHLEEAVAALEIDLTPSDVEWLEDPYEPVRVSGHE, from the coding sequence ATGGAGTACACGACACTCGGGTCGACTGGCATGGAGGTCAGCCGGCTCTGTCTGGGCTGTATGAGCTTCGGAACCCCGGAGTGGCGCGACTGGGTACTCGACGAGGCGGAGAGCCGCGAGGTCATCGAGCGGGCCATCGACCTCGGCATCAACTTCTTCGATACGGCCAATATGTATTCGATGGGCGAGTCCGAGCGCGTTCTCGGAACTGTCCTCGACGACTACGACCGCGACGGGCAGGTCGTGGCGACGAAGGGGTACTTCCAGATGGACGAGGACGACCCCAACTCCGGCGGGCTCTCACGGAAGGCCATCGGGCAGGAACTGTCGAACTCGCTGTCCCGGCTCGGGATGGACACCGTCGACCTCTACCAGATTCACCGCTGGGACTACGACACGCCCATCGAGCAGACGCTCCGGGCGCTGGACGACGCGGTCCGGCGGGGACAGGCGCGGCACGTCGGCGCGTCGTCGATGTGGACCCACCAGTTCACGGATGCGCTCCGGACGAGCGAGCGCGAGGGGCTGGAGCGGTTCGAGACGATGCAGAACCACTACAATCTACTGTACCGCGAGGAGGAGCGCGAGATGCTGCCGCTGTGTGAGAAGGAAAACGTCGGCGTCATGCCGTGGAGCCCGCTGGCCCGTGGGTATCTCACCCGGCCGCACGAGCAGGTCGAGGAGACGGTCCGGGGCGAGACGGACGACTACGCTCGTGAACACCCCTACTTCGAGGGTAACGGCCGCGAAATCAACGAACGCGTGCAGGAACTGGCCGACGAGTACGACGCCTCGATGGCACAGATCGCGCTGGCCTGGGTGCTCGATAAGGAGTGGGTCGACGCACCGATTGTCGGGACGAGCAGCCTCGAACACCTCGAAGAGGCAGTCGCGGCGCTGGAGATCGACCTCACGCCGAGTGACGTAGAGTGGCTGGAAGACCCCTACGAGCCAGTTCGGGTGTCAGGTCACGAGTAA
- a CDS encoding macro domain-containing protein has translation MEFEVIQGDIATQSADALVNAANTSLRMGSGVAGALKRAAGSGLNDEAVAKGPVDLGGVATTDAYDLDAEYVIHAAAMPPGGQSTAESIRSATRNALAEADALDCESVILPAIGCGIAGFDFEAGIRSICTVIDEYQPDSLTDVRLIAYSDDDFATMQRVAADVRG, from the coding sequence ATGGAGTTCGAGGTAATCCAGGGCGACATCGCTACACAGTCGGCGGACGCACTGGTCAACGCAGCGAACACGAGTCTGCGGATGGGCTCCGGCGTCGCCGGGGCGCTCAAGCGCGCCGCCGGGTCGGGCCTGAACGACGAGGCCGTCGCGAAAGGCCCAGTCGACCTCGGCGGTGTCGCCACGACCGACGCCTACGACCTCGACGCCGAGTACGTCATCCACGCCGCCGCGATGCCGCCGGGCGGCCAGTCAACCGCCGAAAGCATCCGGAGCGCAACCCGAAACGCACTGGCGGAGGCTGACGCACTGGACTGCGAATCGGTTATCCTTCCGGCCATCGGTTGTGGCATCGCCGGGTTCGACTTCGAGGCGGGTATCAGAAGTATCTGCACTGTTATCGACGAGTACCAGCCTGACTCTCTGACAGACGTGCGACTCATCGCTTACTCCGACGACGATTTTGCGACAATGCAACGGGTTGCGGCCGACGTTCGCGGCTGA
- a CDS encoding YqjF family protein: protein MDLLTMTWRDVGFMHWPVEPDSVQTTLPDKLDVDTYDGQAWLSVVPFQMADIRPRGSPIGRSFGELNLRTYVVADGTPGVYFYNLDADDRLSVTLARQLFQLSYYRASMQVRTDGDSVEFRSRRTSSRAPPADFHATYEPTEPPATPEPGSVESFLVERYRFYAASDDGTVYYADIDHEPWPLQRGQADIRTNGLFAASGFERPDGDPLVHYCAEIPVTAGRLHRLDRAAQYTD, encoded by the coding sequence ATGGACCTGCTGACGATGACGTGGCGGGACGTGGGGTTCATGCACTGGCCGGTCGAGCCCGACAGCGTCCAGACGACACTGCCGGATAAGCTCGATGTCGACACGTACGACGGGCAGGCATGGCTCAGCGTGGTCCCGTTCCAGATGGCAGACATCAGACCGCGAGGCAGTCCGATTGGGCGATCTTTCGGCGAGCTGAATCTCCGGACCTACGTGGTCGCCGACGGGACGCCGGGGGTGTACTTCTACAACCTCGACGCCGACGACCGCCTCAGCGTCACGCTGGCACGGCAGCTGTTCCAGTTGTCCTACTACCGGGCGTCGATGCAGGTCCGGACCGACGGCGACAGCGTCGAGTTCCGGAGCCGTCGGACCAGTTCGCGCGCGCCGCCGGCGGATTTCCACGCCACATACGAGCCGACCGAACCGCCGGCGACGCCCGAACCAGGCTCGGTGGAGTCGTTCCTGGTGGAGCGGTACCGCTTTTATGCCGCGAGTGACGACGGGACAGTGTATTACGCCGATATCGACCACGAGCCGTGGCCACTCCAAAGAGGACAGGCAGATATTCGGACGAACGGCCTGTTCGCCGCGTCGGGCTTTGAGAGGCCCGACGGCGACCCGCTCGTCCACTACTGCGCCGAAATTCCAGTGACTGCGGGTCGGCTCCACCGGCTCGACAGGGCTGCCCAGTACACTGATTAG